From the Polynucleobacter sp. MWH-UH35A genome, one window contains:
- the tolA gene encoding cell envelope integrity protein TolA, giving the protein MNSAPTFQSSISPFKRGRFTKEESTKRAFTFSLIAHLGLLAFLMIGISWNNSTSSGVEVELWDSAPQVESPPEPELKTEVKEEAADIAIKKKKVDKEPPKKEVVKEKPKTVKPPPPKEKEKPKKEEPKKAEAPKAQSPAETKANAAAEKARADQLARLRAAAGAEGGSGGTVGSGVGGGGNAPPGWTDKVIKKVKPLIVFNPESVSGNPAAVILVNLAPDGAILSTSIQTSSGNAGWDRAVLLALSRAESLPKDDNGKIPQREVKLTFKPKD; this is encoded by the coding sequence ATGAATAGCGCACCTACTTTCCAGTCATCCATCTCGCCATTTAAGCGAGGTCGTTTCACAAAAGAAGAAAGTACCAAACGCGCTTTTACTTTTTCATTAATTGCGCATTTAGGTTTGCTCGCTTTTTTAATGATTGGTATTAGTTGGAATAACAGCACCTCTTCGGGAGTTGAAGTGGAGCTCTGGGATTCTGCTCCACAGGTAGAGTCGCCGCCAGAGCCCGAACTCAAAACCGAAGTCAAAGAGGAAGCTGCAGATATCGCCATCAAGAAAAAGAAGGTTGATAAAGAGCCGCCCAAAAAAGAAGTTGTAAAAGAAAAACCGAAAACAGTGAAACCCCCTCCACCTAAGGAGAAGGAAAAACCGAAGAAGGAAGAGCCAAAGAAAGCTGAAGCCCCTAAAGCACAATCTCCCGCAGAAACCAAAGCCAATGCTGCGGCTGAAAAAGCACGCGCAGATCAATTGGCGCGCTTACGTGCGGCAGCTGGCGCTGAAGGTGGTAGCGGTGGCACAGTAGGTAGTGGCGTAGGCGGTGGCGGCAACGCCCCTCCAGGCTGGACCGATAAAGTAATTAAAAAGGTTAAACCGCTGATTGTCTTTAACCCAGAATCTGTGAGCGGCAACCCTGCAGCAGTCATCCTGGTAAACCTTGCACCAGATGGGGCGATTTTAAGTACCAGCATTCAGACTTCTAGTGGTAATGCTGGTTGGGATCGCGCTGTTCTGCTGGCACTTTCTCGGGCAGAGAGTCTGCCAAAAGACGACAATGGCAAAATTCCTCAACGAGAAGTAAAACTGACCTTTAAACCCAAGGATTAA
- the tolR gene encoding protein TolR, whose translation MAGSSLRKSKRRAMSDINVVPYIDVMLVLLVIFMVTAPMVNPGVVNLPTVGGAKVQSLPPVFLTIDANENVIVRKDGDPTQTLNKFELGAFARSQAEKSADQPIVIAADKSIKYETVMEVMSKLKENGVKRVGLAVKTQ comes from the coding sequence ATGGCTGGCTCTTCATTACGTAAAAGCAAACGTCGGGCAATGTCTGACATCAATGTTGTTCCTTACATCGATGTCATGTTGGTGTTGTTGGTGATCTTTATGGTTACTGCGCCCATGGTCAATCCAGGTGTTGTCAATTTGCCAACCGTGGGTGGTGCCAAGGTGCAATCATTACCACCCGTCTTTTTAACCATTGATGCCAACGAAAATGTCATTGTGCGCAAAGATGGTGATCCCACACAAACGCTAAATAAATTTGAGCTTGGCGCTTTTGCAAGATCACAAGCAGAAAAATCTGCAGACCAGCCAATTGTGATTGCCGCAGATAAATCCATCAAATATGAAACCGTGATGGAAGTGATGTCCAAACTCAAAGAGAATGGCGTCAAGCGGGTTGGCCTTGCAGTCAAGACCCAGTAA
- the tolQ gene encoding protein TolQ, whose protein sequence is MTSTQDLSFLSLVLNASLLVQLVMLLLLSMSIASWTIIFKKTAVLRGVRQDTERFERDFWAGGDLNTLLEAAQRNTRSDAVLEHIFEAGMQEFTKGREIDAARRAMKATYQREMDLLEANLPFLASVGSVSPYIGLFGTVWGIMHSFRGLANVQNATLSAVAPGIAEALIATAIGLFAAIPAVVAYNRAATDVDRLSIRFETFIEEFTNILQRQTAGR, encoded by the coding sequence ATGACCTCTACACAAGACCTCTCATTCCTCTCCCTAGTCCTGAATGCCAGCCTATTAGTACAGTTGGTAATGTTGTTATTACTCAGCATGTCGATAGCCTCTTGGACCATTATTTTCAAGAAAACAGCTGTTTTACGTGGGGTCCGCCAGGATACCGAGCGCTTTGAGCGTGACTTTTGGGCCGGCGGAGACCTCAACACCCTCCTGGAGGCTGCCCAGCGCAATACCCGCAGCGATGCCGTCCTAGAGCACATCTTTGAAGCCGGAATGCAGGAGTTCACCAAAGGTCGTGAGATTGACGCCGCCCGCCGCGCCATGAAAGCCACTTACCAACGTGAAATGGACCTCTTAGAAGCAAATCTACCTTTCTTGGCATCCGTGGGCTCAGTCTCCCCCTATATCGGGCTCTTTGGCACTGTTTGGGGCATCATGCACTCCTTCCGCGGTTTAGCGAACGTGCAAAATGCCACTCTCTCTGCAGTTGCCCCTGGCATTGCAGAGGCACTGATCGCTACAGCCATTGGTTTGTTTGCGGCAATTCCGGCAGTGGTTGCTTACAACCGTGCAGCCACAGATGTGGATCGCCTCTCTATTCGCTTCGAAACTTTTATTGAAGAGTTCACCAACATCTTGCAGCGTCAAACTGCTGGACGCTAA
- the glyA gene encoding serine hydroxymethyltransferase has product MFDRQNTLAKTDPQLWEAIQNENKRQEDHIELIASENYTSPAVMAAQGSQLTNKYAEGYPGKRYYGGCEFVDVAEQLAIDRVKALFGAEAANVQPHCGASANQAVFLAFLKPGDTFMGMSLAEGGHLTHGMALNMSGKWFNPIAYGLDKNEEIDYEQMERLAREHKPKLIIAGASAYSLKIDFERIGKLAKEVGAIFMVDMAHYAGLVAAGVYPNPVPHADIVTSTTHKSLRGPRGGIILMKAEHEKAINSAVFPGLQGGPLMHVIAGKAVAFKEAAEPSFKDYQKQVVANAKALAETLIARGLRIVSGGTDSHVMLVDLRAKKMTGKEAERVLGEAHITCNKNGIPNDPEKPMVTSGIRLGTPAMTTRGFKEAEARQVGNFIADVLDNPNDPENIAKVRAQVAELTERFPVYG; this is encoded by the coding sequence ATGTTTGACCGTCAGAACACTTTAGCCAAAACCGACCCCCAGTTGTGGGAAGCCATCCAAAACGAAAATAAGCGTCAGGAAGACCATATTGAGCTGATTGCTTCTGAGAACTACACCTCTCCAGCAGTGATGGCAGCGCAAGGCTCTCAGTTGACCAATAAGTACGCAGAAGGATATCCAGGTAAGCGTTATTACGGTGGCTGTGAATTCGTGGACGTGGCTGAGCAATTGGCAATCGATCGTGTCAAAGCTTTGTTTGGTGCTGAAGCGGCAAACGTGCAACCGCATTGTGGTGCTTCTGCTAACCAAGCGGTCTTTTTGGCATTTTTAAAGCCAGGCGATACCTTTATGGGCATGAGTCTTGCCGAAGGCGGTCACTTGACTCACGGTATGGCTTTGAACATGAGCGGTAAGTGGTTTAACCCCATTGCCTATGGTCTCGATAAAAATGAAGAGATTGATTACGAGCAAATGGAGCGCCTGGCTCGCGAGCACAAACCTAAATTAATTATTGCTGGCGCATCTGCATATTCCTTAAAGATTGATTTTGAGCGCATCGGTAAATTGGCAAAAGAAGTAGGCGCAATTTTTATGGTCGACATGGCTCACTATGCTGGTTTGGTTGCTGCAGGTGTGTATCCAAATCCTGTGCCACATGCAGACATCGTGACATCAACCACCCACAAGAGCTTGCGTGGACCACGTGGCGGCATCATTTTGATGAAGGCTGAGCATGAGAAGGCGATTAATTCTGCTGTGTTCCCGGGCTTGCAGGGCGGTCCTTTGATGCATGTGATTGCTGGTAAAGCAGTGGCGTTCAAAGAAGCAGCGGAGCCAAGCTTCAAAGATTATCAAAAGCAGGTGGTAGCTAATGCAAAGGCACTTGCAGAAACATTGATTGCTCGTGGCCTACGTATTGTTTCTGGTGGAACAGATTCTCATGTGATGTTGGTTGATTTGCGTGCCAAGAAAATGACGGGCAAAGAAGCGGAGCGTGTGTTGGGCGAAGCGCACATTACTTGCAATAAGAATGGCATCCCGAACGATCCTGAAAAACCAATGGTTACTAGTGGTATTCGTTTGGGTACACCTGCGATGACTACTCGTGGATTTAAAGAAGCTGAAGCAAGACAAGTAGGTAACTTTATTGCCGATGTTTTGGATAACCCAAATGATCCAGAGAATATCGCTAAGGTGCGTGCGCAAGTTGCTGAGTTGACTGAGCGTTTCCCGGTTTACGGTTAA
- the nrdR gene encoding transcriptional regulator NrdR, with protein MRCPFCHNEDTQVLDTRVSDEGDTIRRRRRCAKCDKRFTTYERVELVLPAIVKKNGSRVEYSHDKLASSIKLALRKRPVSSDSVDESIARIEEKLLSLGEKEIPSERVGELVMRELKRLDKVAYIRFASVYRSFADIESFESALKELK; from the coding sequence TTGCGCTGCCCTTTTTGCCATAACGAAGATACCCAGGTTCTAGATACCCGGGTATCTGACGAGGGCGATACTATTCGCCGTCGTCGCCGTTGCGCCAAATGCGACAAGCGCTTTACAACTTATGAGCGTGTTGAGTTAGTGCTTCCGGCAATCGTGAAGAAAAACGGTAGCCGGGTTGAGTACAGCCACGACAAGTTGGCTAGCTCAATCAAACTAGCACTTCGTAAGCGCCCAGTTTCTTCAGACTCCGTTGATGAATCCATAGCTCGTATCGAGGAAAAACTTCTTAGCCTTGGTGAAAAAGAGATCCCAAGCGAACGTGTAGGTGAATTGGTGATGCGCGAGCTCAAGCGTCTCGATAAAGTGGCTTATATTCGTTTTGCTTCGGTTTACAGAAGCTTTGCAGATATTGAATCTTTTGAGAGCGCCTTAAAAGAGTTGAAATAA
- a CDS encoding DNA-binding transcriptional regulator — MKNNKKSRIIQEMQETVLGLHAAGVITKKSMDEFEALKNLDVKPMTPTRIKRLRAKTHLSQAVFAVAINASLSTIQKWEAGDKSPSGPSLKLLSLIERKGLDVVL; from the coding sequence ATGAAAAATAATAAGAAAAGTCGAATTATTCAAGAGATGCAAGAGACGGTATTGGGCTTGCATGCAGCAGGAGTGATCACAAAGAAAAGCATGGATGAGTTTGAGGCCTTAAAAAATCTTGATGTAAAGCCAATGACTCCTACCAGGATAAAACGCTTAAGGGCTAAAACTCACTTAAGCCAAGCAGTGTTTGCGGTCGCTATTAATGCCAGTCTATCAACCATTCAAAAATGGGAGGCGGGCGATAAAAGCCCGAGTGGACCATCTTTAAAACTTTTGTCGCTTATTGAAAGAAAGGGTTTAGACGTAGTCCTCTAA
- a CDS encoding type II toxin-antitoxin system RelE/ParE family toxin, whose product MTKKRIFVTKPFARWLSKNTLNDRSLLSAVEEMEKGLIDADLGCNVYKKRVKLQGIGKRGGARVVVATKLLRCWYFMYGFAKNEKSNISNEELIYFQETAKRLLSLVDREIDIAIDEGKLEEIKIDEK is encoded by the coding sequence ATGACTAAAAAACGCATCTTTGTAACTAAACCATTTGCAAGATGGTTAAGCAAAAATACTTTAAATGACCGTAGCTTATTGAGCGCAGTTGAGGAAATGGAAAAAGGTCTCATCGACGCAGACTTGGGTTGCAATGTTTACAAAAAGCGAGTGAAACTCCAGGGCATAGGTAAAAGAGGAGGTGCCAGAGTGGTCGTGGCAACCAAACTTTTGAGATGTTGGTACTTTATGTATGGTTTTGCAAAGAATGAAAAATCCAACATAAGCAATGAAGAATTAATCTATTTCCAAGAAACGGCAAAAAGACTGTTAAGTTTGGTAGATCGAGAAATAGATATCGCTATTGACGAAGGTAAATTAGAGGAAATAAAGATCGATGAAAAATAA
- the adk gene encoding adenylate kinase, which yields MRLILLGAPGAGKGTQAQFICEKFAIPQISTGDMLRAAVKAGTELGIAAKKIMDAGGLVSDDIIIGLVKDRLTQPDCSKGYLFDGFPRTIPQAQAMKDAGVPIDYVLEIDVPFDAIIDRMGGRRVHPASGRTYHIKYNPPKVEGKDDVTGDPLIQRDDDKEETVRKRLQVYDDQTRPLVEYYSSWAAQASPADKVKAPAYRKVSGTGSVEDITASIFAELK from the coding sequence ATGCGGTTGATTCTGCTCGGTGCACCAGGTGCTGGAAAAGGCACACAAGCTCAGTTTATTTGCGAAAAATTCGCTATTCCACAAATTTCCACAGGCGATATGTTGCGCGCTGCTGTGAAAGCGGGAACTGAACTTGGTATTGCCGCTAAAAAAATTATGGATGCCGGCGGCCTTGTTTCCGACGACATCATTATCGGCCTTGTAAAAGATCGCCTGACTCAGCCAGATTGCAGCAAAGGTTATTTGTTTGACGGTTTTCCAAGAACGATTCCCCAAGCACAGGCAATGAAAGATGCTGGTGTGCCTATTGATTACGTTTTAGAAATTGATGTGCCGTTTGATGCCATCATTGATCGCATGGGCGGACGTCGTGTTCATCCTGCTTCTGGCCGCACTTATCACATCAAGTACAACCCACCAAAGGTTGAAGGCAAAGATGATGTTACTGGCGATCCATTGATCCAACGTGACGATGACAAAGAAGAAACTGTTCGCAAGCGCTTACAGGTTTATGACGATCAAACTCGCCCACTAGTGGAGTACTACTCATCATGGGCTGCTCAAGCCAGTCCTGCAGACAAAGTGAAGGCGCCCGCCTATCGCAAGGTGAGCGGCACGGGTAGTGTTGAAGATATTACTGCTTCGATTTTTGCTGAATTGAAATAA
- the kdsB gene encoding 3-deoxy-manno-octulosonate cytidylyltransferase yields the protein MHADSKAPDFLVVIPARLGSTRLPRKPLADIGGKPMVIRVAERAKQSLAQSVVVATDSPEIQAACDEHRIECLLTRADHPTGTDRIAEVAQLLKLPSNALIVNVQGDEPLIPPELINQVAHTLANHDQCAISTVAVPITDGAEINNPNVVKVVLNRSGEALYFSRAPIPFVRDSEVNHKTEHLRHLGIYAYRADFLQAYTRLESAPPEQAEALEQLRALWNGYRIAVHTAPEAPPAGVDTPEDLKRVRQLLASS from the coding sequence ATGCACGCTGACTCTAAGGCTCCTGATTTTTTAGTCGTTATTCCAGCCAGACTGGGATCCACTCGCTTGCCACGTAAACCTTTGGCGGACATTGGTGGTAAACCCATGGTAATTCGTGTTGCAGAACGTGCTAAGCAATCACTTGCGCAAAGCGTTGTGGTTGCAACGGATTCACCAGAAATACAAGCCGCTTGTGATGAACACCGCATTGAGTGTTTACTTACTAGAGCAGATCATCCTACCGGCACTGACCGCATTGCAGAAGTTGCTCAACTTCTCAAGCTACCAAGCAATGCTTTGATTGTGAATGTGCAAGGTGATGAACCACTCATTCCACCAGAATTAATCAATCAGGTAGCGCACACTTTAGCGAATCACGACCAATGTGCCATCTCTACCGTTGCCGTACCCATTACCGATGGCGCTGAGATCAACAATCCCAATGTGGTGAAAGTCGTTCTGAATCGCTCAGGCGAGGCATTGTATTTTTCAAGAGCGCCGATACCCTTTGTAAGAGATTCGGAGGTAAACCATAAAACTGAGCATTTACGTCACCTAGGCATCTACGCCTACCGAGCCGACTTTCTGCAGGCCTACACCCGTCTAGAGTCGGCACCCCCAGAGCAGGCTGAAGCCCTAGAACAACTCCGCGCCCTCTGGAACGGTTACCGCATAGCGGTTCATACGGCCCCTGAGGCTCCTCCAGCTGGGGTCGATACCCCAGAAGACCTGAAAAGAGTGCGCCAGCTACTGGCTAGCTCCTAA
- a CDS encoding Trm112 family protein — MDKRLLDILVCPLCKSQLHLDAEKHELICKADRLAYPIRDDVPVMLVDEARTLSADEIA; from the coding sequence ATGGATAAACGACTACTCGATATTTTGGTTTGCCCTTTGTGCAAAAGCCAATTGCATTTAGATGCCGAAAAACATGAACTTATTTGTAAAGCAGATCGCCTGGCTTACCCAATCCGCGATGATGTGCCAGTCATGCTGGTGGATGAGGCGCGCACGCTCAGCGCCGATGAAATTGCTTAA
- the lpxK gene encoding tetraacyldisaccharide 4'-kinase → MSFSFFRKAPKFWERRGPTSLFLWPLSWLYGLVIRVRKLIQDTGLVKQKPAPVPVIIVGNIRAGGTGKTPIVIALAERLQQLGWRPGIISRGYGSSAQIAPLQVRSDSDPSLVGDEPVLIAKRTHDQFPIWVFPKRQKSIRALLKHSSNVNVIISDDGLQHHGLARWPAREGGRDIEFVVRDGRGEGNRFLLPAGPLREPVTRERDATLFTGKAKDNDSKLGPQDEYFLGRRAFSLMSTLGNAYQLNNPTNTQSLSQVADSYLPNKITAVAGLGNPQRFFDDLLKQGIAGKAIPLPDHAVYTAEFFERLNAQCILITEKDAVKCANISDERIWVVPMTLALPDSLAEWLQSILQRPDPYRYTL, encoded by the coding sequence ATGTCCTTTTCTTTTTTCCGTAAAGCACCCAAGTTTTGGGAAAGACGCGGTCCCACAAGCTTATTTCTGTGGCCACTATCTTGGCTGTATGGTTTGGTGATACGTGTACGTAAGTTAATTCAAGATACGGGCTTAGTAAAACAAAAGCCCGCTCCAGTGCCAGTGATTATTGTGGGTAATATTCGCGCAGGTGGGACAGGCAAGACACCTATTGTGATTGCTCTAGCTGAACGATTGCAGCAACTTGGATGGAGACCCGGCATTATCAGTAGGGGCTATGGTTCTTCTGCACAAATAGCCCCTTTGCAGGTCCGCAGCGACTCTGATCCATCTTTGGTGGGTGATGAACCTGTACTCATTGCAAAACGGACGCATGATCAATTTCCGATCTGGGTGTTTCCAAAGCGCCAGAAAAGTATCCGAGCGTTACTCAAGCACTCCTCAAATGTGAATGTCATTATTAGTGACGATGGACTCCAACACCATGGCTTAGCTCGCTGGCCCGCTCGCGAAGGTGGTCGTGATATTGAATTTGTTGTGCGAGATGGACGCGGTGAGGGTAACCGGTTTTTACTACCTGCTGGTCCGCTGCGCGAACCTGTCACACGCGAACGCGATGCAACACTTTTTACCGGCAAAGCCAAAGATAATGACTCCAAACTTGGTCCACAGGATGAATACTTTTTAGGGCGTCGTGCGTTCTCACTCATGAGCACTTTGGGCAACGCCTATCAATTGAATAATCCAACAAATACACAGTCACTCTCTCAAGTTGCCGATAGTTATTTACCCAATAAGATTACTGCTGTTGCTGGGTTAGGTAATCCACAGCGATTTTTTGATGATCTATTGAAACAGGGAATTGCTGGCAAAGCGATTCCTTTGCCTGATCACGCCGTATACACTGCCGAGTTCTTCGAGAGACTCAATGCGCAATGCATTTTGATTACGGAAAAAGATGCGGTGAAGTGCGCAAACATTAGCGATGAGCGTATTTGGGTCGTTCCAATGACTCTCGCCCTCCCAGATAGCTTGGCTGAATGGCTGCAATCCATACTTCAACGACCAGATCCCTATCGCTATACCTTGTAG
- a CDS encoding biopolymer transporter ExbD, which yields MSWLETHPQAKKRFSLGGTPSATSLEPEINLIPFIDVLLVVLIFLMISTTFTRYQELAITLPTANGSESQAEVKQIHIAVSRDGRFAINGKVTDRSQLSAVLTQLSGSGSQKEGVNTLQVNIDADAKAPHQAVMSALEAARDANLSNIVFSSQVNTQTKK from the coding sequence ATGAGTTGGTTAGAAACTCATCCACAAGCTAAGAAAAGATTTTCTTTAGGGGGAACACCTAGCGCTACGTCGTTGGAGCCGGAAATCAATCTCATTCCGTTTATTGATGTGCTCTTAGTAGTGCTGATCTTTTTGATGATCTCCACAACTTTCACACGCTATCAAGAATTAGCTATCACCTTACCTACTGCCAATGGCAGCGAAAGCCAAGCAGAGGTAAAACAAATACACATTGCAGTGAGTCGCGATGGCCGCTTTGCAATTAATGGAAAAGTCACAGACCGCTCACAACTTAGTGCTGTATTAACTCAGCTTAGTGGGAGCGGCAGCCAGAAAGAAGGCGTAAATACGCTCCAAGTCAATATAGATGCTGATGCTAAAGCACCACATCAGGCAGTAATGAGCGCTCTTGAAGCCGCGCGCGATGCCAATCTCTCTAATATTGTCTTTAGTAGCCAAGTTAATACTCAAACTAAGAAATAA
- a CDS encoding MotA/TolQ/ExbB proton channel family protein: MYSILLSAGWPIWPLLIISILGLAIALERTWYLRQTHIFPKKCLENIFSLANQIVASKSTVSEQQIAALASPSPASTLLACALKERLSGSSAETALEELQATAQATWQKLDRYLGALATIATIAPLLGLFGTVVGMIEIFGSQGAINGAAGSPQQLAHGISVALYNTAFGLLIAIPALAAWRGLRAMANQRQRECEEFTRQLFKKLYPNVSNQTVDTSK; encoded by the coding sequence ATGTACTCCATCTTACTATCCGCTGGCTGGCCCATTTGGCCCCTACTCATTATTTCTATTTTGGGCTTGGCGATTGCCCTCGAACGTACCTGGTATCTACGTCAAACGCATATTTTTCCCAAAAAATGCCTAGAAAACATCTTTTCTCTTGCAAATCAAATTGTTGCAAGCAAATCCACTGTTTCCGAACAACAGATTGCAGCTTTAGCCAGTCCTTCTCCAGCCAGTACTTTACTGGCATGCGCACTGAAGGAAAGGTTATCGGGCAGCAGTGCAGAGACAGCTTTAGAAGAATTACAAGCCACCGCACAAGCGACTTGGCAAAAATTAGATCGCTACCTCGGCGCACTCGCTACGATCGCCACTATCGCACCGCTATTAGGTTTATTTGGCACGGTAGTTGGCATGATTGAGATCTTTGGCAGCCAAGGCGCTATCAATGGTGCAGCAGGTAGCCCACAACAATTGGCGCACGGTATTTCTGTAGCCTTGTACAACACTGCCTTTGGCCTGCTGATTGCTATACCAGCGCTAGCTGCATGGAGAGGTCTGCGTGCAATGGCCAACCAACGCCAACGTGAATGCGAAGAATTTACGCGTCAACTCTTTAAGAAGCTCTATCCAAACGTATCAAACCAGACTGTTGATACTTCAAAATGA
- the xseA gene encoding exodeoxyribonuclease VII large subunit has protein sequence MSEMSREILSVGDLNRAIAASLEDRFDTVWVSGEISNFKAYDSGHWYFSLKDEEGQIRCVMFRGRNGQVGFMPQSGDLVEVSASLGMYVPRGDIQLTIQTLRRAGMGGLYEAFLKLKTKLAKEGLFDDERKRKIPTHPRSIGIITSPQAAALKDVLSTLARRAPHIPIVIYPTLVQGPDAPAGIIAALKAANTEKAVDVILLVRGGGSIEDLWAFNDERLAYAIADSAIPVVSGVGHETDFTIADFVADLRAPTPTGAAELAAPRRDQMLQELDAIMQTLIQRINQRVEREAQTLDQLALRLSHALPNPDRMREQIQSWQQRLNQAWSVRVDGWKRNQAHYQSQLEMLNPQRTLERGYAVILSKNKEELHAVRDPVELNTEQGFQIRLAEGQVEVHFADVIGDKS, from the coding sequence ATGTCGGAAATGTCAAGGGAAATTCTAAGTGTTGGCGATCTGAACCGCGCTATTGCAGCTTCTTTGGAGGACCGCTTTGATACCGTCTGGGTCAGCGGTGAGATTTCCAACTTTAAGGCCTATGACAGCGGGCATTGGTATTTCTCATTAAAGGACGAAGAGGGTCAGATTCGCTGCGTCATGTTCCGTGGCCGCAATGGTCAGGTTGGGTTTATGCCGCAATCTGGGGATTTGGTAGAGGTTAGCGCCAGTTTGGGCATGTATGTGCCCCGCGGAGATATTCAGCTCACCATTCAGACTTTGCGTCGCGCTGGGATGGGCGGTCTCTATGAAGCCTTCTTAAAGCTCAAAACCAAGCTAGCCAAAGAGGGTTTATTTGATGATGAGCGTAAACGAAAAATTCCAACGCACCCGCGATCGATTGGCATCATTACTTCCCCACAAGCTGCTGCACTCAAAGATGTATTAAGTACTCTGGCAAGAAGAGCGCCGCATATTCCGATTGTGATTTATCCAACCTTGGTGCAAGGACCAGATGCGCCAGCTGGAATTATTGCTGCACTCAAAGCTGCCAATACCGAAAAAGCAGTAGATGTCATCTTGCTAGTACGCGGTGGCGGCAGCATTGAAGATCTGTGGGCATTTAATGATGAACGGCTTGCCTATGCCATTGCGGATTCTGCAATACCCGTAGTGAGTGGTGTTGGTCATGAAACGGATTTCACAATCGCCGACTTTGTTGCTGATCTGCGTGCACCAACTCCGACGGGTGCGGCAGAGCTAGCGGCACCACGCCGAGATCAAATGTTGCAAGAGCTTGACGCCATCATGCAGACTCTGATTCAACGCATCAATCAGAGGGTTGAACGTGAAGCACAAACTTTGGATCAATTAGCGCTACGACTGAGTCACGCCTTGCCTAACCCAGATCGCATGCGAGAACAAATACAAAGTTGGCAGCAACGATTAAATCAAGCGTGGTCAGTTCGCGTGGATGGCTGGAAGCGTAATCAAGCGCACTATCAGTCTCAGTTAGAGATGCTCAATCCGCAAAGAACATTAGAGCGTGGTTATGCGGTGATACTGAGTAAAAACAAAGAAGAATTGCATGCGGTACGTGATCCAGTCGAGCTCAATACGGAACAAGGTTTTCAGATTAGGTTAGCTGAGGGTCAAGTAGAAGTACATTTTGCAGATGTAATTGGGGATAAGTCATAA
- a CDS encoding type II toxin-antitoxin system Phd/YefM family antitoxin, with protein MTTITASEARAGLYRLIDQAAESHKPVTISGKRANAVLISEEDWSAIQETLYLMAIPGMRESIKDAMAEPLAKTKRALKW; from the coding sequence ATGACAACTATCACCGCAAGTGAAGCTAGAGCTGGGCTTTATCGCTTGATTGATCAGGCGGCAGAGTCTCATAAACCAGTGACAATTTCTGGAAAGCGCGCCAACGCCGTGCTGATTTCTGAGGAGGACTGGAGTGCGATTCAGGAGACGCTATACCTGATGGCAATTCCTGGAATGCGTGAGTCTATTAAAGACGCCATGGCAGAGCCTTTGGCAAAGACCAAAAGAGCCCTAAAGTGGTGA
- a CDS encoding Txe/YoeB family addiction module toxin, with product MTWNLVFSKYAIKDAKKLSAAGLKEKAQALLEILEIDPLQNPPPYEKLVGDLKGAYSRRINIQHRLVYEIFRKEKAVRVLRMWTHYD from the coding sequence GTGACTTGGAATTTAGTATTTTCCAAGTATGCAATAAAAGACGCAAAAAAATTATCAGCTGCTGGATTGAAAGAGAAAGCCCAGGCCTTACTTGAAATTTTAGAAATAGATCCACTACAAAATCCACCGCCTTACGAAAAACTGGTAGGAGATCTTAAGGGCGCATATTCTCGACGAATCAACATTCAACATCGATTGGTTTATGAAATCTTTCGCAAAGAAAAGGCGGTTCGAGTTCTAAGAATGTGGACACATTACGATTGA